The Agromyces atrinae genome window below encodes:
- the rplQ gene encoding 50S ribosomal protein L17: MPKPTKGPRLGGGPAHERLLLANLAAALFTHKSITTTETKAKRLRPYAERLVTFAKRGDLHARRRVLGLIGDKSVVHELFTEIAPLVAEREGGYTRITKIGNRKGDNAPMAVIELVLEPVTPKVKSAKSQAAAAPAAAPVEEAPVEEAPAEDVVVDEAATEEAAAEAPAEADAK, encoded by the coding sequence ATGCCGAAGCCCACGAAGGGCCCCCGCCTCGGAGGCGGTCCCGCACACGAGCGCCTGCTTCTCGCGAACCTGGCCGCTGCCCTCTTCACGCACAAGAGCATCACGACGACCGAGACGAAGGCCAAGCGCCTCCGTCCGTACGCCGAGCGTCTCGTCACCTTCGCCAAGCGCGGTGACCTGCACGCCCGTCGTCGCGTCCTCGGTCTCATCGGAGACAAGAGCGTGGTTCACGAGCTCTTCACCGAGATCGCTCCGCTCGTCGCCGAGCGCGAAGGCGGCTACACCCGCATCACGAAGATCGGCAACCGCAAGGGCGACAACGCCCCCATGGCTGTCATCGAGCTCGTTCTCGAGCCCGTGACCCCGAAGGTCAAGTCGGCGAAGTCGCAGGCTGCTGCAGCTCCCGCCGCGGCTCCTGTCGAGGAGGCTCCCGTCGAGGAAGCTCCCGCCGAGGACGTCGTCGTCGACGAGGCTGCGACCGAGGAGGCCGCTGCCGAGGCGCCCGCCGAGGCCGACGCCAAGTAG